In a genomic window of Paraburkholderia phenazinium:
- a CDS encoding amidohydrolase family protein translates to MKIIDAHFHLWDLKENYYPWLNDGNRSSVVPDYCSLRRNYLVTDFLLDSEDFELLAAVHIQAEHDPSDHVRETRWLQGVADDVVRSGGVPQVIVGNVDLAAPDVRAVLEGHRAFRNTRGVRQALHRRLDASPAYDPLHDPGWQRNFRLIKEFDLTFDLQFFPEQGADVVRLVRAHPDTQFILTHVGKPYANQAERHALWRKNMRKLSQLPNVAVKISGFGMFDTAWTLDSIRPILDYTVDLFGSGRCALASNYPVESIVTPYREVWQDYVRYFEDYSADEVEGLFRGNTRRLYRLELNGDM, encoded by the coding sequence ATGAAAATCATCGATGCACATTTCCATTTGTGGGATTTGAAGGAAAACTATTACCCGTGGCTAAACGACGGCAATCGATCTTCGGTCGTGCCGGACTACTGCTCGTTACGGCGTAACTATCTGGTGACGGATTTTCTTTTGGACTCAGAGGATTTCGAATTGCTTGCTGCGGTGCATATCCAGGCAGAGCACGATCCTTCTGACCATGTCCGCGAAACCCGCTGGCTGCAAGGTGTAGCCGACGATGTCGTTCGTTCCGGAGGGGTCCCTCAGGTCATCGTGGGCAATGTCGATCTGGCGGCGCCTGATGTGCGTGCAGTCCTCGAAGGCCATCGTGCATTCAGGAATACCAGGGGCGTCCGCCAGGCCTTGCATAGGCGGCTCGACGCGTCGCCCGCCTACGACCCACTGCACGACCCGGGATGGCAACGCAATTTTCGGTTGATCAAGGAATTCGATCTGACCTTCGATCTGCAATTCTTCCCCGAACAGGGAGCAGACGTGGTCCGGCTGGTGCGCGCGCACCCAGACACGCAATTTATTCTTACGCACGTCGGCAAGCCCTATGCAAACCAAGCCGAACGCCATGCGCTCTGGCGCAAGAACATGCGGAAGCTGTCCCAGCTACCTAATGTCGCGGTGAAAATATCCGGGTTCGGCATGTTCGACACCGCATGGACGCTGGATTCGATACGTCCCATTTTGGACTATACCGTTGATCTTTTTGGCTCTGGCCGGTGTGCGCTTGCCAGCAACTACCCCGTGGAGAGTATCGTCACGCCCTATCGGGAAGTCTGGCAAGACTATGTCCGATATTTCGAAGATTACAGCGCCGACGAGGTGGAAGGCCTCTTCCGTGGAAACACGCGACGCCTTTATCGGTTGGAACTGAATGGCGACATGTAG
- a CDS encoding LysR substrate-binding domain-containing protein, with product MNLRLDLFDLQLFIHIADASSLTQGASRSAISAAAASTRIRNMEATVGARLLNRTPQGATLTAAGRALLAHAQQIMQQMEHLSFDMRDFSRGLRGQVKVYAHTTSMTEFMPQALSGFLAQHQDVEIELREALSDDIVRAVAAGEADIGVVSSPVGTGELWARPFGSNRLVVILPPSSELARVSSISFTETLRLSCIALPGDTALHRFMARVATQSGGNFRPRVQVSNFEAVCRMVEAGVGIGIAPISSVERYVKSMNIRYIALEDPWAIREVSLVTQPPDTLPTLVKNLSEHLVGYAKANSRMRVDR from the coding sequence ATGAACCTACGTCTGGATCTGTTCGATCTACAACTCTTCATCCATATCGCCGATGCTAGCAGCCTGACTCAAGGTGCCAGCCGCAGCGCCATTTCCGCCGCCGCCGCGTCCACGCGGATCAGGAACATGGAGGCCACGGTTGGTGCGCGGCTGCTCAATCGCACGCCTCAGGGGGCCACGCTGACTGCGGCTGGCCGGGCACTGCTTGCGCATGCGCAGCAGATCATGCAGCAGATGGAGCACCTAAGCTTCGACATGCGCGATTTCAGCCGTGGCTTGCGGGGTCAGGTGAAAGTCTACGCGCACACGACTTCGATGACCGAATTCATGCCCCAGGCGCTCAGCGGATTCCTAGCGCAGCACCAGGACGTGGAGATCGAGCTCAGAGAGGCACTCAGCGACGATATCGTACGGGCGGTCGCTGCCGGCGAGGCGGATATCGGCGTCGTGTCCAGTCCGGTCGGAACGGGCGAATTGTGGGCCCGCCCTTTCGGCAGTAACAGGCTGGTCGTCATCTTGCCGCCTTCTTCCGAACTGGCGCGCGTCTCTTCGATCTCTTTCACCGAGACGCTCAGGCTTTCCTGCATCGCTTTGCCGGGCGACACAGCCCTACACCGGTTCATGGCGCGCGTGGCAACGCAATCCGGCGGGAATTTCCGGCCTCGAGTGCAGGTCAGCAACTTCGAGGCCGTGTGCCGCATGGTCGAGGCGGGCGTCGGAATCGGCATCGCGCCGATTTCCTCAGTGGAGCGCTACGTGAAGAGCATGAACATACGTTATATCGCGCTCGAAGATCCCTGGGCCATACGCGAGGTAAGCCTGGTGACGCAACCGCCCGACACGCTGCCGACGCTGGTGAAAAACTTGTCGGAGCACCTGGTCGGATATGCGAAGGCCAATAGTCGAATGCGAGTGGACAGATGA
- a CDS encoding PDR/VanB family oxidoreductase, translating to MNESWIEVEVSAKELEADGVVRLELVDREGGELPGFTAGAHIDVEVAPDLIRQYSLCNSPRERHRYVIGVLREPSSRGGSQAVHDSIQAGHTIRIRAPRNHFALDPTASRYILFAGGIGVTPILAMAEHLSDSGKPFELHYCVRTAARAAFVRRMTKSSFSAHVHLHFDDGLPEQRLEIRQALGSSDDDAHVYVCGPAPFIGYVLENARERGWPEARLHREFFAASTSTAASAEESFEVQLSSTGQILTVPADRSIVEVLGEAGVALEVSCEQGVCGTCLTRVLQGEPDHRDVYLTDAEHLRNDCMTVCCSRSKSARLVLDL from the coding sequence ATGAATGAGTCGTGGATTGAAGTAGAAGTTTCGGCCAAGGAACTCGAGGCGGATGGCGTTGTCCGTCTTGAGCTGGTGGACAGGGAGGGCGGGGAGCTCCCCGGGTTCACGGCTGGCGCACACATCGATGTCGAAGTCGCACCTGACCTGATAAGACAATATTCGCTTTGCAACAGTCCGCGCGAGCGCCATCGCTACGTGATCGGTGTGCTGCGGGAGCCGTCATCGCGTGGCGGCTCACAAGCTGTGCACGACAGCATTCAGGCCGGTCACACAATCCGGATCAGAGCGCCGCGTAACCACTTCGCGCTTGATCCCACTGCAAGCCGCTACATCCTGTTTGCAGGCGGAATCGGCGTGACGCCGATACTGGCCATGGCCGAACATCTCAGTGATTCGGGAAAGCCCTTTGAGTTGCACTATTGCGTGCGCACGGCAGCTCGTGCCGCCTTTGTCCGGCGCATGACGAAATCGTCATTTTCGGCTCATGTGCATCTTCATTTTGATGACGGGCTTCCAGAACAACGGCTTGAGATCCGGCAGGCATTGGGGAGTTCGGACGACGACGCGCACGTGTATGTTTGCGGACCTGCGCCGTTCATTGGATATGTTCTGGAGAATGCGCGCGAACGGGGTTGGCCAGAAGCGCGGCTGCATCGAGAGTTCTTCGCTGCATCGACATCAACCGCCGCGTCTGCAGAGGAATCCTTCGAGGTACAACTAAGCAGCACGGGGCAGATCCTCACGGTTCCTGCGGATCGAAGTATCGTGGAGGTTCTGGGCGAAGCCGGTGTCGCTCTGGAAGTCAGCTGCGAGCAGGGGGTCTGCGGAACGTGTCTGACGCGGGTGTTGCAGGGCGAACCCGATCATCGGGATGTGTATTTGACGGATGCGGAACATCTTCGCAACGACTGTATGACAGTCTGTTGCTCCCGCTCGAAAAGCGCGAGACTCGTTCTCGACTTGTAG
- a CDS encoding aromatic ring-hydroxylating dioxygenase subunit alpha yields MSTVQKNPVQLEVVGSDSKENGQPNTRFLQNVWYFAAWSADVLQEPLERLIIDQPVVLFRTSEGEVAALRNVCPHRFTPLSMGTVVGDTIECLYHGLRFAPSGQCVHNPHSATIPKAACVRRYPVAERDGIVWIWMGAAELADESTIVRYPELNQPEKFTYTRGQTMEMPLNYELMTDNLMDLSHVAFTHKNTLGSDGLVPGQTEVREDGNSIWSMRMAPNTKPAPSFSMSGGCSKDDVVDYWLDIRWDAPANFYLTSGHAPAGQGRYHGAQIDSLQVVTPSSANRCYYFFIHLRNYRRDDDAMTHELAEFIRQAFATEDEPMIASVQRNMDGRTLEEMKPVLLTCDAAAMRVRRARERLLDLEAKSDSDGMVERRK; encoded by the coding sequence ATGTCGACCGTACAAAAGAACCCTGTCCAACTCGAAGTTGTCGGTTCTGATTCGAAGGAGAACGGGCAGCCGAATACGCGGTTTTTGCAGAACGTCTGGTACTTTGCCGCGTGGTCTGCGGATGTCTTGCAAGAGCCTCTCGAACGGCTCATCATCGACCAACCCGTCGTTTTGTTTCGTACCTCCGAGGGTGAGGTGGCGGCTCTGCGAAACGTGTGCCCGCACCGCTTTACTCCGCTTAGCATGGGCACAGTGGTTGGCGACACCATCGAATGCCTCTATCACGGTCTGCGATTCGCACCTTCGGGGCAATGTGTTCACAATCCCCACAGTGCGACCATTCCCAAAGCGGCTTGTGTCAGGCGCTACCCGGTGGCGGAGCGCGACGGGATCGTGTGGATCTGGATGGGCGCAGCCGAACTCGCCGATGAGTCCACCATTGTTCGTTATCCGGAGTTGAATCAACCCGAAAAGTTTACGTACACCCGTGGGCAAACGATGGAGATGCCCTTGAATTATGAGTTGATGACAGACAACCTGATGGATTTGAGTCACGTTGCCTTTACGCACAAGAATACCTTGGGTTCTGATGGGCTCGTCCCTGGTCAGACGGAAGTACGTGAGGATGGCAACTCGATATGGAGCATGCGGATGGCGCCAAACACAAAGCCCGCGCCATCCTTTTCGATGTCAGGTGGGTGCTCGAAGGACGACGTCGTAGATTACTGGCTGGACATCCGTTGGGATGCGCCAGCGAACTTCTATCTCACATCTGGGCACGCACCGGCCGGACAGGGACGTTATCACGGAGCTCAGATTGATTCCTTGCAGGTAGTGACGCCGTCGAGCGCTAACCGGTGTTACTACTTCTTTATACATCTGCGTAACTATCGTCGCGACGATGATGCCATGACGCACGAACTGGCGGAGTTTATCCGTCAGGCGTTCGCCACGGAGGATGAGCCAATGATCGCGAGCGTCCAGAGGAATATGGACGGTCGCACGCTAGAAGAAATGAAGCCGGTGCTGCTGACATGTGACGCAGCTGCAATGCGGGTCCGCAGGGCGCGCGAGCGGCTTCTGGACCTTGAGGCGAAGAGTGATAGTGATGGGATGGTGGAGCGTCGTAAATGA
- the frmR gene encoding formaldehyde-responsive transcriptional repressor FrmR — protein MPHSPQEKNFLLTRVRRLRGQVEALERALEASAECAAILQQIAAARGAINGLMACVLESHLREEFSNATNRQDGANASINGVINLVRTYLR, from the coding sequence GTGCCGCATTCACCCCAGGAAAAAAATTTTCTGCTTACCCGCGTCAGACGCTTGCGTGGGCAGGTCGAAGCGCTTGAGCGGGCGTTGGAGGCGAGTGCTGAGTGCGCGGCGATTCTGCAGCAGATCGCCGCAGCGCGCGGCGCGATCAATGGCCTGATGGCCTGCGTGCTTGAAAGCCATTTGCGCGAGGAGTTTTCTAACGCGACCAACCGCCAGGACGGCGCCAATGCATCGATCAACGGCGTTATCAATCTCGTTCGCACCTACCTGCGGTGA
- a CDS encoding S-(hydroxymethyl)glutathione dehydrogenase/class III alcohol dehydrogenase, whose protein sequence is MKSRAAVAFAPGKPLEIVEIDVAPPKKREVLVKITHTGVCHTDSFTLSGDDPEGLFPCVLGHEGAGVVVEIGEGVTSVKPGDHVIPLYTAECGECLFCKSGKTNLCVAVRATQGKGVMPDGTTRFSYNGQPIYHYMGCSTFSEYTVVAEVSLAKVNPAANHEQVCLLGCGVTTGIGAVHNTAKVQPGDSVAVFGLGGIGLAVIQGARQAKAGRIFAIDTNPSKFDLAKAFGATDCVNPKDHERPIQQVIVEMTGWGVDHSFECIGNVKVMRAALECAHRGWGQSIVIGVAGAGQEISTRPFQLVTGRTWKGTAFGGVKGRSQLPGMVEDAMRGDIQLAPFVTHRLPLDQINEAFNLMHDGMSIRTVINY, encoded by the coding sequence ATGAAATCACGTGCTGCAGTTGCATTCGCGCCAGGAAAGCCCCTTGAGATCGTCGAGATCGATGTTGCACCGCCAAAGAAACGCGAAGTATTAGTAAAGATCACTCACACGGGTGTATGCCATACAGACTCCTTCACCTTGTCGGGCGACGACCCAGAAGGCCTGTTCCCCTGCGTGCTCGGGCATGAAGGTGCAGGCGTCGTCGTGGAAATCGGCGAAGGCGTCACATCTGTCAAACCTGGCGATCACGTGATTCCGCTGTACACGGCCGAATGCGGCGAATGCCTGTTCTGTAAATCCGGAAAGACGAACCTGTGTGTCGCCGTGCGTGCGACCCAAGGCAAAGGTGTGATGCCCGACGGTACAACCCGCTTCTCCTATAACGGCCAGCCGATCTACCACTACATGGGCTGCTCAACCTTCAGCGAATACACCGTAGTCGCCGAGGTCTCGCTGGCGAAGGTTAACCCCGCTGCCAACCATGAACAGGTTTGTCTGCTGGGGTGCGGTGTAACGACGGGTATCGGCGCGGTGCACAACACCGCGAAGGTTCAACCGGGTGACAGTGTCGCCGTGTTCGGACTTGGTGGAATCGGCCTTGCAGTAATTCAGGGAGCGCGTCAGGCCAAGGCCGGGCGCATCTTTGCGATCGACACCAACCCCTCGAAGTTCGATCTCGCGAAAGCCTTCGGCGCTACCGATTGTGTCAACCCGAAAGACCATGAAAGGCCGATTCAGCAGGTGATCGTCGAAATGACCGGCTGGGGCGTCGATCATTCGTTCGAATGCATCGGCAACGTCAAAGTCATGCGTGCCGCGCTGGAGTGCGCGCACCGTGGCTGGGGACAGTCCATAGTCATCGGCGTCGCGGGGGCCGGTCAGGAAATCTCGACGCGTCCGTTTCAACTGGTGACAGGCCGTACATGGAAAGGCACAGCATTTGGTGGCGTAAAGGGGCGCTCACAACTACCAGGCATGGTGGAAGACGCCATGCGAGGTGACATCCAGCTCGCCCCATTTGTCACGCACAGATTGCCGCTTGATCAGATAAACGAAGCATTCAACCTGATGCACGACGGCATGTCGATTCGCACCGTGATCAACTATTAG
- the gfa gene encoding S-(hydroxymethyl)glutathione synthase, with product MSTVAIHPSVDTGIKKGTPGFAGGTLHCNCQKDKVEVRITSNVAHNHACGCTKCWKPAGAAFSVVGVVPRDKVEVTAHPEKLQVVDENAAIQRHACKACGTHMYGRIENRDHPFYGLDFVHTELSNDKGWEEPRFAAFVSSVIEGGGAKPEQMDDVRARLTELGLAPHDALNPPLMDAIAAHIAKRSGVLK from the coding sequence ATGAGCACTGTGGCAATCCACCCGTCAGTCGATACCGGTATCAAGAAGGGTACACCCGGCTTCGCCGGCGGTACCCTCCATTGCAATTGTCAGAAGGACAAAGTCGAAGTCCGGATAACCAGTAACGTGGCACACAACCATGCTTGTGGTTGCACCAAGTGCTGGAAACCCGCTGGCGCCGCTTTTTCGGTAGTGGGAGTCGTCCCGAGAGACAAGGTCGAAGTCACGGCTCACCCGGAAAAGCTGCAGGTAGTCGACGAGAACGCCGCTATCCAGCGCCATGCCTGCAAGGCGTGCGGAACTCACATGTATGGTCGGATCGAGAACCGCGACCATCCTTTCTACGGTCTCGACTTCGTGCACACCGAACTGTCCAACGACAAAGGTTGGGAGGAGCCACGTTTTGCGGCATTCGTCTCGTCGGTGATCGAAGGTGGCGGCGCAAAGCCGGAACAAATGGATGACGTTCGAGCCAGACTTACCGAGCTTGGGCTCGCACCGCACGACGCACTCAATCCTCCGCTAATGGACGCGATAGCCGCGCACATCGCAAAGCGCAGTGGTGTGCTGAAGTAG
- the fghA gene encoding S-formylglutathione hydrolase has translation MERIEHRACFDGWQDVYRHESASLNCSMNFSVFLPALASRKKLPVLYWLSGLTCTEQNFTTKAGAQQYASRHGVIIVAPDTSPRGQQVADDMGYDLGKGAGFYVNATQKPWAAHYRMYDYVVTELPELIESEFPASEARSISGHSMGGHGAIVVALRNPGRYRSVSAFSPIVAPAQVPWGKKAFEAYLGPDRTAWRQYDACDLVRSAAEKLPLLVDQGAADEFLETQLKPHLLKASCEAVGHPLTLRLYPGFDHSYYFITTFIGNHIAFHAKALHG, from the coding sequence ATGGAACGGATAGAACACCGTGCCTGTTTTGACGGATGGCAGGACGTATACCGGCATGAGTCGGCCTCGCTCAACTGTTCAATGAACTTCTCTGTGTTTCTCCCGGCGCTGGCATCCAGGAAAAAACTACCCGTACTGTACTGGCTCTCCGGTTTGACTTGCACCGAGCAGAATTTCACCACGAAGGCCGGAGCTCAACAATACGCGAGTCGCCATGGCGTCATCATAGTCGCTCCGGACACCAGCCCTCGCGGGCAACAGGTTGCTGACGATATGGGTTATGACCTTGGAAAAGGTGCAGGCTTTTACGTCAATGCAACCCAGAAACCTTGGGCAGCCCACTACCGGATGTACGACTACGTTGTCACGGAACTTCCCGAATTGATCGAATCGGAATTCCCTGCTTCAGAAGCCCGCTCCATAAGCGGACACTCGATGGGCGGCCATGGTGCAATCGTCGTGGCGCTGCGCAATCCGGGCCGCTATCGCAGCGTTTCGGCATTCTCGCCGATCGTCGCTCCCGCCCAGGTGCCATGGGGCAAGAAAGCATTCGAGGCGTACCTGGGTCCAGACCGTACAGCATGGAGGCAATACGATGCGTGCGACCTCGTCAGGTCCGCGGCAGAGAAGCTTCCGCTACTGGTTGATCAAGGCGCTGCAGATGAATTTCTTGAGACTCAGCTCAAACCTCATCTGTTAAAGGCTTCCTGTGAAGCCGTCGGCCATCCCCTGACACTTAGGCTCTATCCTGGATTCGATCATAGCTACTACTTCATCACTACCTTCATTGGCAATCATATTGCGTTTCATGCTAAAGCTCTCCATGGATAG
- a CDS encoding LysR family transcriptional regulator: MAFDERTLNGMSVLAAVANSGSFAAAAEALNMSQPGVSRAIARLEGRLDARLFDRHPRSVTLTDEGRRLYEQVVPLLTALEEAAESAACSKETVRGRLRVNVHPFFSNLILGPRLSEFLKAHPELKLDLVTRDQLGDTVSEGFDLAIRFGEPKSSSMIARKLLETRILTVASPSYLKEHGRPRSPDELRGSSHICLRYRNPETGLPFKWEFHRNGTQMELYPEGQLMVNDAGTMHAVCLAGYCIAQVMELGIEGLIASGRLVNLFPDWCDERWPLYVLYPSRNHMPAKTNAFLDFISSIVGNPR; this comes from the coding sequence ATGGCTTTCGACGAGCGAACCCTCAATGGGATGAGCGTACTTGCTGCAGTGGCCAATAGCGGCAGCTTTGCTGCCGCCGCTGAGGCGCTAAATATGTCGCAGCCCGGCGTCAGCCGTGCGATCGCGCGACTCGAGGGTCGGCTTGACGCGCGTCTGTTCGACCGTCATCCTCGTTCCGTAACCCTTACGGACGAGGGACGTCGCCTTTACGAACAGGTGGTGCCGCTGCTCACCGCACTGGAGGAGGCCGCTGAGTCAGCTGCCTGCAGCAAGGAGACCGTGCGTGGACGTCTGCGAGTGAACGTTCACCCTTTCTTCTCAAACCTTATTCTTGGACCACGCCTAAGCGAGTTCCTCAAAGCCCATCCCGAACTCAAGCTTGACCTGGTCACACGCGACCAACTCGGCGACACCGTCTCTGAGGGCTTCGATCTCGCCATCCGTTTCGGCGAGCCGAAGTCCTCGTCCATGATAGCTCGCAAGTTGCTCGAAACACGAATACTCACGGTGGCGTCGCCTTCTTACCTGAAAGAGCACGGCCGCCCGCGTAGCCCCGATGAGTTGCGTGGCTCCTCACATATTTGCCTGAGATATCGGAATCCTGAGACAGGCCTGCCATTTAAATGGGAGTTCCATCGCAATGGCACGCAAATGGAGCTTTATCCCGAAGGCCAATTAATGGTTAATGATGCAGGTACGATGCATGCGGTATGTTTGGCTGGATACTGTATCGCCCAGGTCATGGAGCTGGGCATTGAAGGCTTGATTGCAAGTGGGCGACTTGTCAATCTGTTCCCCGACTGGTGCGACGAACGCTGGCCTCTCTATGTGCTGTATCCCTCTCGAAATCATATGCCCGCGAAGACGAATGCGTTCCTCGACTTTATCTCGTCGATCGTCGGTAACCCTCGTTGA
- a CDS encoding PLP-dependent aminotransferase family protein, translating into MYDFAPVFKQPTGSPIRELSRYLNQPGMISFAGGVPASDLFDVQGFKRASEIAFENPVACLQYGATEGMPALKEQILRFVEEDDIRRDDSEVIVTTGSQQGFDLLLRAFVSSGDVVYVEERTYPATLQALRLQQASVTGVAVDSDGLDTVALKLLLESDTLKAKPKLLYVVPSFSNPSGLTLSLERRIELLELAVKHQFVIVEDDPYHGLRFDGEPIPSLLSLSGRVEGARDWVVHLGSLSKISAPGLRVGWTIGPADIVRRCVIAKQTADLCSSTWMQAVAAEYLKSGALRPHLKKIADEYGKKCDVLCDLLKQEFSDGIVFDRPMGGMFLWARLRSGSDTSALLSKAIANDVVYVPGRVFFADQPDISSLRLSYAAPGEVLIREGVRRLRRAFEGSL; encoded by the coding sequence ATGTACGATTTTGCGCCAGTTTTTAAACAACCAACGGGTTCCCCCATCCGCGAGCTTTCAAGATATCTGAACCAACCGGGAATGATTTCGTTTGCAGGCGGAGTTCCAGCGAGTGATCTGTTCGACGTCCAGGGATTTAAACGCGCGAGTGAAATAGCGTTCGAAAATCCAGTGGCGTGCCTGCAGTATGGTGCGACCGAAGGAATGCCCGCGTTAAAGGAACAAATTCTCCGGTTTGTGGAAGAAGATGATATTAGACGCGACGATTCGGAGGTTATAGTCACCACGGGGTCTCAACAAGGGTTCGATCTCCTGTTGCGAGCATTTGTGTCGTCTGGTGATGTGGTTTATGTCGAAGAGCGTACCTATCCCGCCACGTTGCAAGCACTAAGGCTGCAACAGGCCTCGGTCACCGGAGTCGCTGTGGACAGCGACGGACTGGATACGGTTGCGCTAAAACTACTCCTCGAATCGGATACTCTAAAGGCAAAGCCGAAATTGCTCTACGTCGTGCCTTCGTTTTCGAATCCAAGCGGACTTACGCTGAGCCTGGAGAGAAGGATCGAACTGCTTGAACTGGCTGTTAAGCATCAGTTCGTAATCGTGGAAGATGATCCGTATCACGGGTTGCGTTTTGATGGTGAGCCTATCCCTTCCTTGCTCAGTCTCTCCGGTCGCGTCGAAGGTGCTCGAGACTGGGTGGTCCATCTGGGGAGTCTGTCTAAGATATCGGCGCCAGGCTTGCGGGTGGGATGGACAATCGGACCGGCTGATATCGTGCGCAGATGTGTCATTGCGAAGCAGACCGCCGATCTATGCAGCTCCACCTGGATGCAGGCCGTTGCAGCCGAGTATCTAAAAAGTGGGGCCCTCAGACCTCATCTGAAAAAAATTGCTGACGAGTACGGGAAGAAGTGTGATGTGCTGTGTGACTTACTAAAGCAGGAATTTAGTGACGGCATCGTCTTTGATCGCCCAATGGGCGGAATGTTTCTGTGGGCACGCTTGCGATCCGGAAGTGATACCTCGGCGCTTCTTTCTAAGGCGATTGCAAATGACGTTGTTTACGTTCCAGGAAGGGTGTTTTTTGCTGACCAGCCCGACATTTCGTCACTGCGTTTGTCGTATGCCGCTCCGGGCGAAGTACTGATCAGGGAGGGGGTGCGGCGGCTCAGGCGCGCTTTCGAAGGTTCGCTTTAA
- a CDS encoding branched-chain amino acid ABC transporter substrate-binding protein — protein MFKSLKFRMRCLAASSALLAHSLFLSAYANAQETVVQIGLVAPMTGPYAGYGKDCENSARLAIDEANAKKLSINGKPIKLQLVSADDQGDPRIAVQVAQQLVDEKVVAVIGHFTSDTTLPASRIYSKAGIPMISPAATNPSITQGGLSTVYRVMPTDAQNAGTAGRWAATAGNAKRIAILDDRTAFGAGEADEFEKAARASGATIVSREYTNDKAVDFSAQLTRIKSTGADLLFFAGSGDTPSAMVVKRMRQLGMKATFVAGGGVADANFIKIAGDAAEGAFVWDYGLPLQSLPNGKEFVAKYRKTYDIDLLPYGPFSYDAASVLIHAIEAANSTEPADINAAIKKIQFTGITGPIAFLANGDIKTAISTLYQVKQGQWVVVTSTNKGV, from the coding sequence ATGTTCAAGTCGCTAAAATTTCGTATGCGGTGTCTTGCAGCCAGCTCCGCACTTCTTGCTCATTCTCTCTTTTTGTCCGCCTACGCGAACGCGCAAGAGACGGTTGTTCAGATCGGGTTAGTGGCGCCTATGACAGGCCCCTATGCTGGCTACGGCAAAGACTGTGAAAACTCCGCGCGGCTCGCTATCGACGAAGCCAACGCGAAGAAGCTGTCGATCAACGGGAAGCCCATCAAGCTGCAACTGGTCTCCGCTGATGATCAGGGCGATCCTCGTATTGCTGTTCAGGTCGCTCAACAATTGGTCGACGAGAAAGTTGTTGCTGTGATCGGGCACTTCACCTCTGACACTACACTTCCCGCTTCACGAATCTACTCAAAGGCTGGTATTCCAATGATCTCGCCAGCTGCGACTAACCCGAGCATTACCCAAGGGGGGTTGTCGACGGTGTATCGGGTTATGCCGACCGATGCACAAAATGCCGGCACGGCTGGTAGATGGGCCGCGACAGCGGGCAACGCGAAGCGGATTGCAATCTTGGACGACCGCACTGCCTTCGGGGCTGGGGAAGCTGACGAGTTTGAAAAGGCGGCGCGGGCTAGCGGCGCAACGATTGTCAGCCGCGAATACACAAACGATAAGGCAGTGGATTTCAGCGCCCAGTTGACGAGAATCAAGAGTACAGGTGCAGATCTGCTATTTTTCGCAGGAAGTGGTGACACGCCTTCTGCCATGGTCGTAAAGCGCATGCGTCAGCTTGGAATGAAGGCGACGTTCGTTGCGGGCGGCGGCGTCGCAGATGCAAACTTTATCAAGATCGCTGGCGATGCTGCGGAAGGCGCATTTGTTTGGGACTACGGTTTACCGCTGCAATCGCTGCCGAACGGCAAAGAGTTTGTTGCGAAATACCGAAAAACCTATGATATTGACCTGCTCCCCTATGGCCCGTTTAGCTATGACGCAGCCAGCGTGCTGATTCACGCCATAGAAGCAGCCAATTCGACGGAGCCGGCCGATATCAACGCAGCAATCAAGAAAATCCAGTTCACTGGGATCACCGGTCCTATTGCCTTCCTTGCCAATGGCGATATCAAAACAGCAATTTCAACACTTTACCAAGTGAAGCAAGGTCAATGGGTCGTTGTGACATCAACCAACAAAGGTGTATGA
- a CDS encoding pyrimidine/purine nucleoside phosphorylase: protein MYVSHYLFADGMRKTLGVLLPGLMTLPATVDDVIEVLAGHCMVRAVGRNDWSEYRAGGSFSVQRES, encoded by the coding sequence ATGTATGTCTCACACTATCTTTTTGCGGATGGAATGAGGAAAACACTCGGCGTTCTTTTGCCCGGATTAATGACGCTTCCGGCGACTGTTGACGATGTAATTGAGGTATTGGCTGGTCATTGCATGGTTAGGGCGGTCGGTAGAAATGATTGGAGCGAGTATCGCGCCGGGGGTTCATTTAGTGTTCAACGCGAGAGCTAG